A region from the Rhodohalobacter sp. SW132 genome encodes:
- a CDS encoding FAD-binding oxidoreductase produces MDKFQFETLGKELNGTITKQGDSGYQKLRIGWNGFFDKYPAAVALCKNSDDVARCIRFVKEHELEFSVRSGGHDYAGKSICDGGLVIDLSGMNSIEIDSAEKTAIVGPGVRWGAFDEAAQKHGLATTGATVSTVGVAGYTLGGGTGYLSRKHGLALDNLLSARIITATGESILTSEHHYEDLFWAIRGGSGNFGIVTSFEFSLHEVGPEITAGQVVFPFDQAGDVLRFYRGFMQGAPEEIACYAFFLNAPPIDAFPKSYHGKPVLSLVMAHIGDSETAQAELAPLLNFGDPILNVVQPMPYTAAQKMFDEGMTSGNRWYSKAHYLDEISDVAIDTMLEHTKKLPGAFSVAYFEPMGGAINRIDPELTAFPHRDSAYTLHIFAGWTDTEADNEPMNWAKEFHIAMSPHASGGVYVNLMGQDEQNRIPDAYGSNFDRLKEIKKEWDPENLFRSNQNIEPT; encoded by the coding sequence ATGGACAAATTTCAATTCGAAACCCTCGGAAAAGAACTTAACGGAACCATTACCAAACAAGGAGATTCCGGTTACCAAAAACTGAGAATCGGGTGGAACGGTTTTTTTGATAAATATCCAGCCGCTGTTGCCCTATGTAAAAATAGTGATGATGTGGCACGGTGTATCCGGTTTGTGAAAGAGCATGAACTGGAGTTTTCTGTCAGAAGCGGCGGCCACGATTATGCGGGGAAATCGATCTGCGATGGCGGACTGGTGATCGATCTTTCCGGGATGAATTCTATCGAAATTGATTCGGCTGAAAAGACCGCCATAGTGGGGCCCGGGGTGCGATGGGGCGCATTTGATGAAGCGGCGCAGAAGCACGGACTGGCAACTACCGGGGCTACGGTTTCAACTGTTGGCGTTGCCGGCTACACACTTGGCGGCGGAACCGGGTATCTTTCGCGCAAGCACGGCCTTGCACTGGATAACCTGCTGTCGGCCCGGATTATCACGGCTACCGGTGAATCCATTTTGACCAGTGAACATCACTATGAAGATCTCTTCTGGGCGATTCGTGGCGGCAGCGGTAACTTCGGAATTGTCACCTCTTTCGAGTTCAGCCTTCATGAGGTTGGGCCGGAGATTACGGCCGGACAGGTAGTCTTTCCATTCGATCAGGCCGGGGACGTACTCCGATTTTATCGCGGTTTTATGCAGGGCGCTCCGGAGGAGATCGCCTGCTACGCTTTCTTTTTAAATGCTCCTCCGATCGATGCATTTCCCAAATCCTATCATGGGAAACCGGTTCTCTCGCTGGTGATGGCTCATATAGGAGATTCCGAAACGGCTCAGGCAGAGCTCGCACCACTTCTCAATTTTGGCGATCCGATCTTGAACGTGGTTCAGCCGATGCCATATACCGCTGCACAAAAGATGTTTGATGAGGGAATGACGAGCGGAAACCGCTGGTATTCAAAAGCACATTATCTGGATGAGATCTCAGATGTGGCAATCGACACCATGCTGGAGCATACCAAAAAACTTCCCGGTGCATTCTCAGTCGCCTATTTCGAACCGATGGGCGGAGCCATAAACCGTATTGACCCGGAACTGACCGCCTTTCCGCACCGCGACTCGGCGTACACTCTGCACATTTTTGCCGGCTGGACCGACACTGAAGCAGATAATGAGCCAATGAACTGGGCAAAAGAGTTTCATATTGCCATGTCTCCACACGCCAGCGGCGGTGTGTATGTAAATCTGATGGGTCAGGATGAACAAAATCGTATTCCCGATGCCTACGGATCAAATTTTGACAGACTGAAAGAGATCAAAAAAGAGTGGGATCCGGAAAACCTGTTTCGCAGCAATCAGAATATTGAGCCAACGTAG
- a CDS encoding DUF5110 domain-containing protein: protein MRILVSSLHYLLAFLLISLLSSCSPYPQADFYEVDGIISIVPESGSQYLNWQEQFHVNSRGLIYQPEEPDSAQSLRFSVYVTNPGNYSLHILATGYGTLQDQGGGPDITITGPDNFLVDRFTVSLPQDEVRLQWIPRRDGNSSSDLNFSNPGLYEIRLHPRDLEGLQVHKIHLSHSDYVKPTGTGLPPSISPEINSADLFREQTVMLPPDWYFGFMTGYAGMDFTPDAVNTHLGTSTTLPDAAWFQNHDFNSDLSSIRQNWDEVVYGKKLSSDEFPTNASNGGLSEIFNRGYQYLLLDGPVELSDLSTLHELEQSANPERERNLYLRHHFVVNDSHHLQYPAPVSKPTTFSWDSAPEIDQNGYYSPGGLSQLLESVSDPTLSSYNTPFISYPVSLKGRADEELFLRTIQLSAFLPSMHFLVDDFSHDSFTESEIEMIRESTDLRSRLFPYIYTHAHITRQTRNSLIGGFRDYPGQFRFGDAFLVAPVSDPGVRERSVYFPDDGFWYDYYSGREYRAGQSWVVEAPLRHIPLFVKAGSIISYRPEGGPIRDGNNDHLQVEIYTGNAGTFRLTEDDGFTRDYRRAIAARTMFRYNEVAGQLRLTIGAVQREYSGMNEYRSYELRFMHTSYPESVELNGELMTESHEVDEQETAWFYDRESSILILNLPDRWKHERTEIAITP from the coding sequence ATGAGAATTTTAGTCAGTTCGCTTCATTATTTATTAGCCTTCCTGCTAATCTCTTTGCTCAGTTCCTGCTCGCCATACCCGCAGGCTGATTTTTATGAGGTGGATGGAATTATATCTATTGTACCTGAATCCGGATCACAGTACCTGAACTGGCAGGAACAGTTTCATGTCAACAGCAGGGGGCTGATTTATCAACCTGAAGAGCCTGACAGTGCACAGAGTCTGAGATTTTCAGTTTATGTAACCAATCCCGGGAATTACTCATTGCATATTCTTGCCACGGGTTATGGTACATTGCAGGATCAGGGGGGAGGACCCGATATCACAATTACGGGCCCTGATAACTTTTTGGTTGATCGATTTACTGTTTCCTTACCACAAGATGAAGTACGTTTACAATGGATCCCCCGCAGAGATGGAAATAGCAGCAGCGACCTAAACTTTTCAAATCCCGGGTTGTATGAAATTCGTTTGCATCCCCGCGACCTGGAAGGACTACAGGTTCATAAAATTCACCTATCTCACAGTGATTACGTAAAACCCACTGGAACAGGACTTCCGCCATCTATCTCACCTGAAATAAACAGTGCCGATTTGTTTCGCGAACAGACGGTGATGCTTCCGCCTGACTGGTACTTTGGTTTTATGACTGGATATGCGGGAATGGATTTTACACCAGATGCAGTGAATACCCATTTGGGCACTTCGACAACGCTTCCGGATGCGGCCTGGTTTCAGAATCATGACTTTAATTCAGATCTCTCATCGATCAGGCAGAATTGGGATGAAGTTGTTTATGGAAAAAAACTTTCTTCTGATGAGTTTCCAACCAATGCCAGCAATGGCGGACTTTCGGAGATATTCAATCGAGGGTATCAGTATTTACTTTTAGACGGACCGGTCGAACTTTCCGATCTGAGTACATTACATGAGCTCGAACAGTCTGCGAACCCTGAAAGAGAGCGTAATCTCTATCTACGCCATCACTTTGTCGTAAATGATTCGCATCACCTGCAATATCCAGCCCCGGTTAGCAAGCCGACAACATTTAGCTGGGATTCAGCTCCTGAAATCGATCAAAATGGATATTATTCGCCTGGAGGCCTGAGTCAACTTCTTGAATCTGTTTCGGATCCAACTCTTAGCAGTTACAATACCCCATTTATTTCATACCCGGTTTCGCTGAAGGGCAGGGCTGATGAAGAGCTTTTTCTGAGAACCATACAGTTGTCAGCTTTTTTGCCTTCCATGCATTTTTTGGTTGATGATTTTTCGCACGACTCGTTTACTGAATCAGAAATAGAGATGATTCGGGAGAGTACCGATCTGCGTTCCAGGCTTTTTCCATACATTTACACACATGCCCATATCACAAGGCAGACAAGAAACAGTTTGATTGGTGGATTTCGGGATTACCCGGGACAATTCCGTTTTGGAGATGCATTTCTTGTTGCACCGGTTAGCGATCCGGGAGTTAGAGAACGGAGCGTTTATTTTCCGGATGATGGATTTTGGTATGATTATTACTCCGGCAGAGAATACCGGGCGGGTCAATCATGGGTGGTTGAGGCTCCATTGCGCCATATTCCTTTATTTGTTAAAGCCGGATCAATAATTTCGTACCGGCCAGAAGGGGGACCGATTCGGGACGGCAACAACGATCATTTGCAGGTGGAAATATACACCGGTAATGCGGGGACATTTCGGCTAACAGAAGATGATGGATTTACAAGAGATTATCGAAGAGCAATTGCAGCGAGAACCATGTTCCGGTATAACGAAGTTGCGGGGCAGCTTCGATTGACGATTGGTGCCGTGCAGCGTGAATACAGCGGAATGAACGAATACAGGTCGTACGAACTCCGTTTCATGCACACATCTTATCCTGAATCTGTGGAGCTAAATGGTGAATTGATGACTGAATCACACGAAGTTGATGAACAGGAAACGGCCTGGTTTTACGATCGGGAGAGTTCAATATTGATCCTGAACCTGCCGGATAGGTGGAAGCACGAGAGAACAGAGATAGCGATAACTCCGTAA
- a CDS encoding HU family DNA-binding protein, with product MIIAERTKWINKKKNKHVMTKADIVDVISSSTGLTKVETEAVVNGFIDTVIDAMKRGETIELRGFGSFKVVKRAQRVARNPKTNEEVIVPEQYVPTLKISKDFKKQVNKSNS from the coding sequence CTGATTATCGCAGAAAGAACTAAATGGATTAACAAGAAGAAAAACAAACATGTTATGACAAAGGCAGACATCGTTGACGTAATATCATCGTCCACAGGGCTCACTAAAGTTGAGACTGAAGCGGTTGTAAATGGATTTATTGACACCGTAATTGATGCAATGAAACGCGGCGAAACTATAGAACTTCGGGGTTTTGGTAGTTTTAAGGTGGTTAAAAGAGCACAGCGAGTGGCGCGAAATCCAAAAACCAATGAAGAAGTTATTGTGCCGGAACAATATGTCCCTACTCTCAAAATTTCTAAAGATTTTAAAAAGCAGGTTAATAAATCTAATTCATAG
- a CDS encoding sodium:alanine symporter family protein — MDIFDDVISWLLDLIWNTPEALPFMVVVLLSFGIFITIRLGFIQITRFSHGLKVVSGHYDDPNDEGDINHFQALSTALSATVGIGNIAGVALAIHFGGPGALFWMWITAILGMAIKFTEVTLAQEYRVTNPDGTVSGGPMYYIEKGLGPNWKWLAVAFSIAAAICAFLTGNAVQANTVADVMHSDFEIPRALTGFITAGLVGAVILGGIKRIGYVTSRLVPFMATLYVLAGLIILILNYNLVIPSFVEIVTSAFNPQAGILGVGSGAFIFTLSYGVQRGLFSNEAGQGSAPIAHSAAKTDQPVREGVVALLEPFIDTLVVCTITGLVIVTTGAWDMHHTATVNPSDASIEYVMLDGESPATLYFEDGVPVNGEMIRYSAPVDTMYTNRDQTELFNGRIENVGTSPVAFDESDQILTQIFGGVVENGAPLTARAFEIGLAPLAGGGGFIVTIAVLLFAVSTSISWSYYGDRAAQYLFGFKSILWYRLAFVGMHFVGAITALTTIWAFGDVMLGLMAFFNIIALFALSGVIVKITRKYFENTEI; from the coding sequence ATGGACATCTTCGACGACGTTATCTCTTGGCTATTAGATCTGATCTGGAACACACCTGAAGCTCTCCCTTTTATGGTGGTTGTTCTGCTCTCCTTTGGTATTTTCATTACAATCCGACTCGGTTTTATTCAAATCACTCGCTTCAGCCACGGTTTGAAAGTGGTTAGCGGGCATTACGACGATCCGAATGATGAAGGTGACATAAACCACTTCCAGGCGCTCAGTACAGCGTTGTCAGCTACGGTGGGTATCGGTAATATTGCTGGTGTTGCACTCGCTATCCATTTTGGAGGACCCGGTGCACTTTTCTGGATGTGGATAACCGCTATTTTGGGTATGGCAATTAAATTTACAGAGGTTACCCTTGCCCAGGAATACCGTGTAACCAACCCCGATGGTACCGTATCCGGTGGTCCGATGTACTATATTGAAAAAGGATTGGGCCCAAACTGGAAATGGCTGGCGGTCGCATTTTCTATAGCGGCTGCAATTTGTGCATTTCTCACTGGAAACGCCGTTCAGGCTAATACGGTAGCGGATGTAATGCATAGCGATTTTGAAATTCCCCGCGCTCTCACCGGCTTTATCACTGCAGGTCTTGTCGGAGCAGTTATTCTGGGGGGAATTAAGCGAATCGGGTATGTTACCTCGCGCCTCGTTCCATTTATGGCTACGCTCTACGTGCTGGCCGGATTGATTATCCTGATTCTGAATTACAATCTTGTCATCCCTTCATTTGTAGAAATTGTAACAAGTGCCTTTAATCCCCAGGCCGGAATTCTGGGTGTGGGATCCGGTGCTTTTATCTTCACCCTGAGTTACGGTGTCCAGCGCGGTCTTTTTTCAAATGAAGCCGGCCAGGGTTCAGCCCCCATTGCACACTCCGCAGCAAAAACCGATCAGCCTGTCCGTGAAGGCGTTGTAGCGCTTCTGGAACCATTTATTGACACACTGGTAGTGTGTACCATTACAGGTCTTGTTATCGTAACTACGGGCGCCTGGGATATGCATCACACCGCAACAGTGAACCCGTCAGATGCTTCCATTGAATATGTGATGCTCGATGGAGAATCTCCCGCTACTCTTTATTTTGAAGACGGCGTGCCCGTAAACGGTGAAATGATCCGTTATTCTGCCCCTGTGGATACTATGTATACCAACCGCGACCAGACAGAACTCTTTAACGGACGCATTGAAAATGTTGGAACTTCTCCCGTTGCTTTTGATGAAAGTGACCAGATCCTCACACAAATTTTTGGCGGAGTTGTTGAAAACGGGGCTCCGCTAACTGCCCGGGCTTTTGAGATCGGCCTTGCACCACTTGCCGGTGGCGGGGGATTCATCGTAACCATTGCAGTTCTCCTTTTCGCGGTTTCTACCTCCATCAGCTGGAGCTACTATGGCGACAGGGCTGCTCAATATCTATTCGGATTTAAATCCATCTTATGGTACAGACTGGCATTTGTGGGAATGCACTTTGTAGGTGCGATAACGGCACTTACCACAATATGGGCGTTTGGTGATGTGATGCTTGGATTGATGGCATTTTTCAACATCATTGCACTTTTTGCACTCTCAGGTGTAATTGTGAAAATTACCCGTAAGTATTTCGAAAACACGGAAATTTAA
- the upp gene encoding uracil phosphoribosyltransferase: MYTKENVTVLDHPVVARDLSILRNQDTDIVEFRTAMARIATILAYTSLKELPLRETSIQTPITETKGYHIDTDVIVVPILRAGLTLVDAIMNFIPDAKVGHLGMYRDEITHEPVDYYSNLPDGISEGLVLLVDPMLATGGSADDAIGYLKKQGAKKIRFTSLISAPEGLKRITEKYPDVSIITAAVDEKLNEDAFIVPGLGDAGDRYFGTS, encoded by the coding sequence ATGTATACCAAGGAAAATGTAACCGTTCTTGATCATCCCGTGGTGGCGCGCGATCTGTCGATCCTGAGAAATCAGGATACAGACATTGTTGAATTTCGAACGGCAATGGCAAGAATTGCGACTATTCTTGCCTACACTTCCCTGAAGGAACTCCCTCTGCGTGAAACATCCATTCAAACGCCTATCACAGAAACAAAAGGGTATCATATCGATACTGATGTGATTGTTGTTCCCATTCTGAGGGCAGGTCTTACACTGGTAGATGCAATTATGAATTTTATTCCGGATGCAAAAGTTGGGCATTTAGGGATGTACAGAGACGAAATCACCCACGAACCCGTTGACTATTATTCAAACCTGCCGGATGGGATTTCTGAAGGTTTGGTACTGCTGGTAGATCCGATGTTAGCCACCGGCGGAAGCGCAGATGATGCCATCGGATATCTCAAAAAACAGGGAGCTAAAAAAATCCGGTTTACATCTTTGATCAGCGCCCCTGAAGGTTTAAAACGAATCACCGAAAAATATCCCGATGTTTCTATCATCACCGCTGCAGTGGATGAAAAACTTAATGAAGACGCATTTATCGTCCCCGGGCTCGGGGATGCGGGAGACCGGTATTTTGGCACTTCGTAG
- the lptC gene encoding LPS export ABC transporter periplasmic protein LptC: MALRSLVPIFAIAFFTFTACGELSDFDTRQVQSSLNDSLTTTTESWDVEMILMNNGRARILIEGSHAISYQMPERKETHIRGPVYVQLYDSTGAVETEAWSKRAVYYDAKSEFELFDSVRVNTAADRQLYSDFLLWSERTDRISSPDFVIIVTPSDSISGRGFESGTDLSDYIIDEPRGHFIVD, from the coding sequence TTGGCACTTCGTAGCCTTGTTCCCATCTTCGCCATCGCCTTTTTCACATTCACGGCTTGTGGTGAACTTTCCGATTTTGATACACGCCAGGTGCAATCTTCCCTTAATGATTCACTTACAACCACTACCGAGAGCTGGGATGTTGAGATGATACTAATGAACAACGGCCGGGCCAGAATTTTAATTGAAGGCTCTCATGCCATCAGCTACCAGATGCCGGAACGTAAAGAGACTCATATTCGCGGGCCCGTTTACGTTCAGTTATACGACTCAACCGGTGCCGTAGAAACCGAAGCATGGAGCAAACGGGCGGTTTACTACGATGCTAAAAGTGAATTTGAACTTTTCGACTCCGTTCGGGTCAACACCGCGGCAGACAGACAACTCTATTCAGATTTCCTGCTATGGTCTGAACGCACGGATCGTATCAGTTCACCCGATTTTGTAATTATCGTCACTCCATCAGACAGTATATCCGGCCGTGGTTTTGAAAGTGGGACAGACCTTTCTGATTATATCATCGATGAACCAAGAGGACACTTTATTGTTGATTAA
- a CDS encoding OstA-like protein has protein sequence MLIKPKKLLLRTGLTALLCFSFTGFIQQVSAQSQVFIENANRAEGTIVDGENVRKLIGNVILRTEDMRMEADSAYQFINRNLIHAFNIQIETDEDIIWADTLYHDTFTDFSQFRGRVIIESPANTVFSEAINLISPLDLAVFLSPVRFEDERGVLLAESGLYFQRPDSAIFHGDVQLADTTQYLEADSLFMNRSKDLYELHGRVFADDYEEKVTFEGNYLFADSLGYRLLTGDDAWMMEISESETDTTHLIAKKIELTETDTLSMMDAYQQVRIWSTKFSAIADTANYRDEEEMFILRGNPILWQKNIQLTGPYIEATLENEDIRFLKSFPRPIVVQEDSATGRLNQMTGDTLHAYFDEGELERLIVFDNSEIIFHQKDEDDEPDGLMELIAVGSSTMIFLNGEFDNFKAERNIDGSYIPEGPQVSERRLENFQWSPERKPDRPAIRIPRLNAILDIRPFELPPRYVRYLEDQEEIVEE, from the coding sequence TTGTTGATTAAACCGAAAAAACTTCTGCTTCGTACGGGTCTTACAGCTCTGCTCTGTTTCTCGTTTACCGGATTTATCCAGCAGGTTTCAGCACAAAGCCAGGTTTTTATTGAAAATGCGAACCGTGCTGAAGGTACCATAGTCGACGGTGAAAATGTACGAAAACTGATTGGAAATGTAATCTTACGCACCGAAGATATGCGGATGGAAGCCGATAGCGCCTACCAGTTCATCAACCGAAACCTGATACACGCATTCAATATTCAGATTGAAACAGATGAAGATATTATCTGGGCAGATACGCTTTATCACGATACATTTACTGATTTCAGCCAGTTCAGAGGCCGCGTTATTATCGAATCCCCTGCAAATACAGTTTTTAGTGAAGCCATAAACCTGATTTCTCCGCTCGACCTTGCCGTTTTTCTTTCTCCTGTTCGATTTGAAGATGAACGCGGTGTGCTGCTTGCCGAATCGGGGCTCTATTTTCAGCGGCCGGACAGTGCCATTTTTCACGGAGATGTTCAGCTTGCCGACACAACCCAGTATCTGGAGGCTGACTCGCTCTTTATGAACCGCTCTAAAGATCTGTACGAACTGCATGGACGCGTTTTTGCTGATGATTATGAGGAAAAAGTCACCTTCGAGGGAAACTACCTTTTCGCAGATTCGTTAGGGTATCGCCTGCTTACCGGCGATGACGCCTGGATGATGGAGATAAGTGAATCGGAGACGGATACAACTCACCTAATCGCCAAAAAAATTGAGCTGACCGAAACGGATACACTCTCCATGATGGATGCCTATCAGCAGGTACGGATCTGGTCAACAAAATTTTCGGCTATCGCTGATACGGCCAACTACCGGGACGAAGAAGAGATGTTTATTCTGAGGGGAAATCCCATCCTCTGGCAAAAAAATATTCAGCTCACCGGTCCATACATCGAAGCCACGCTTGAAAATGAGGATATTCGTTTTTTAAAATCCTTTCCAAGGCCAATAGTCGTGCAGGAAGATTCAGCAACCGGACGCCTCAACCAGATGACCGGTGACACTCTGCACGCCTATTTTGATGAAGGTGAACTTGAGCGGCTCATCGTTTTTGATAACTCCGAAATCATTTTTCATCAGAAAGATGAAGACGATGAACCTGATGGGCTCATGGAGCTGATCGCTGTTGGTTCATCCACGATGATTTTTCTGAATGGTGAGTTTGATAATTTTAAGGCAGAGCGAAATATCGATGGTTCTTATATTCCCGAAGGTCCGCAGGTATCTGAACGGCGGCTAGAAAATTTCCAATGGAGCCCCGAACGTAAACCAGATCGTCCCGCTATTCGCATTCCCCGGCTGAACGCCATTCTGGATATCCGGCCGTTTGAACTGCCTCCCCGATACGTGCGATACCTCGAGGATCAGGAAGAAATTGTTGAAGAGTAG
- a CDS encoding VOC family protein produces MSKEKKIPRFHLAFPVKELKDTLIFYRDVLGCETGRSSDKWIDFNFFGHQVVAHVSPDDAGKSAKNEVDGHEVPAKHFGVILEWDEWHKLVERLIEHNTEFVIAPYIRFEGEPGEQATMFFLDPSGNALEFKAFRDESQIFAV; encoded by the coding sequence ATGAGCAAAGAGAAAAAGATTCCCCGGTTTCATCTTGCGTTTCCTGTTAAAGAATTGAAAGATACCCTGATTTTTTACAGGGATGTGCTTGGCTGTGAAACCGGCCGAAGTTCTGATAAGTGGATCGACTTTAACTTTTTTGGTCACCAGGTGGTTGCGCACGTGAGTCCGGATGATGCAGGAAAGTCGGCCAAAAATGAGGTGGACGGCCACGAGGTTCCGGCAAAGCATTTTGGTGTGATCCTGGAGTGGGATGAGTGGCACAAACTGGTTGAACGGTTGATTGAACACAACACCGAGTTCGTGATTGCCCCGTACATCCGCTTTGAGGGAGAGCCTGGTGAACAGGCGACCATGTTTTTCCTCGATCCCAGCGGAAATGCCCTGGAGTTTAAAGCGTTTCGGGATGAAAGCCAGATCTTTGCTGTCTGA
- a CDS encoding ribonuclease HII: MGLDEVGRGCLCGPVVAAGVILNPESEVNELLKDSKTIKKINREKLSDSIKKEAGFWTIQACSPQEIDQLNILHASLHAMTKCSEAVGADPDYLLVDGNKAPVTLLPHACLVKGDDRSASIAAASILAKVYRDELMVNLHEKYPYYGWNRNVGYPTKEHFTGLEEYGYTEHHRKSFKLRTDKKYSG; this comes from the coding sequence ATGGGGCTTGATGAGGTGGGCAGAGGCTGCCTCTGTGGTCCGGTAGTGGCCGCCGGCGTAATTCTGAATCCTGAATCTGAAGTAAATGAGTTGCTTAAGGATAGTAAGACGATCAAAAAAATCAACCGGGAAAAACTATCTGATTCTATTAAAAAGGAGGCCGGATTTTGGACCATACAGGCATGCTCTCCGCAAGAAATTGACCAACTGAACATTTTACACGCGTCGCTTCATGCGATGACCAAGTGCAGTGAAGCCGTTGGTGCCGATCCCGATTACCTGCTTGTTGATGGGAATAAAGCGCCTGTAACTCTGCTTCCGCACGCCTGTCTGGTAAAGGGAGATGACCGATCAGCATCCATAGCGGCAGCCTCGATTCTGGCAAAAGTATACCGCGATGAACTGATGGTTAATCTCCATGAAAAATATCCGTATTACGGATGGAATCGAAACGTGGGGTATCCAACAAAAGAACATTTCACCGGGCTGGAAGAGTATGGATATACCGAACACCATCGGAAAAGCTTTAAACTAAGAACGGATAAGAAATACAGCGGGTGA
- a CDS encoding VWA domain-containing protein produces the protein MHFRYQQWDERFNRQAGKSPFDTLWDLFQELLTISGGDVSQAMRWLNDIDKEYGVTDQFEEGYGIGDFIEEMQDRGYIRFDEEESIMVPTSKTDRSIREKSLHEIFRQLKKGGKGEHKTPHTGRGLERQPETRNWAPGDDIGHIDSVGTLMNMLQHSSLDQFQLRESDLEVYDTDHHTSASTVLLIDLSHSMILYGEDRITPAKKVAMALSEMIMRNFSSDSLDIVAFGNEAWEIAVKDLPYLKVGPYHTNTLQALRVARSILQRKKFSNKQIFMITDGKPSCMIENGRLYKNSFGLDRKIVNKVLDEAVVCRRKQIDITTFMIARDPYLQNFVRELTDANKGRAYYSSLNELGGYIFEDYIRNRRKNVR, from the coding sequence ATGCACTTTCGATATCAGCAGTGGGATGAACGTTTTAACCGGCAGGCGGGAAAATCTCCGTTTGATACGCTCTGGGATCTGTTCCAGGAGCTTCTTACAATTTCCGGCGGAGATGTATCCCAGGCGATGCGATGGCTGAACGATATCGACAAGGAGTATGGTGTCACAGATCAGTTTGAGGAAGGCTATGGAATCGGTGATTTTATTGAGGAGATGCAAGATCGCGGATACATCCGGTTTGATGAGGAGGAGTCGATTATGGTTCCCACATCAAAAACGGATCGTAGTATTCGTGAGAAATCACTTCATGAAATCTTTCGTCAGCTAAAAAAAGGCGGAAAAGGGGAGCATAAAACACCGCATACAGGACGTGGTCTGGAGCGTCAGCCCGAAACCCGCAACTGGGCACCCGGCGATGACATCGGCCATATTGACAGCGTTGGCACGCTTATGAATATGTTGCAGCACAGCTCACTGGATCAGTTTCAGCTGCGTGAGTCGGATCTCGAAGTGTATGATACCGATCATCACACCTCCGCCTCAACAGTATTGCTAATCGACCTGAGCCACTCCATGATTTTGTATGGCGAGGACCGCATCACACCGGCAAAAAAAGTGGCAATGGCCCTCTCCGAGATGATCATGCGTAATTTTTCCAGCGACTCGCTCGACATTGTCGCATTCGGAAATGAAGCCTGGGAAATTGCCGTAAAAGATCTTCCCTATCTTAAAGTTGGACCCTATCACACCAATACGCTCCAGGCGCTTCGTGTTGCCCGCAGTATTCTGCAGCGGAAAAAGTTTTCCAACAAACAGATTTTTATGATTACGGATGGAAAACCATCCTGTATGATCGAGAACGGCCGCTTGTATAAAAACAGCTTTGGTCTTGATCGTAAAATTGTCAATAAGGTTCTGGATGAAGCTGTGGTTTGCCGGCGTAAACAGATTGACATCACAACGTTTATGATTGCCCGGGATCCTTACCTGCAAAATTTTGTGCGTGAACTCACCGATGCAAACAAAGGCCGTGCGTACTATTCTTCACTCAATGAGCTTGGCGGCTACATCTTTGAAGATTACATCCGAAACAGGCGGAAAAATGTGAGATGA